A DNA window from Ctenopharyngodon idella isolate HZGC_01 chromosome 8, HZGC01, whole genome shotgun sequence contains the following coding sequences:
- the myo1f gene encoding unconventional myosin-If, which translates to MGSKYHWQSQNVKQSGVDDMVLLSKITEDAIVENLKKRYMDDYIFTYIGPVLISVNPFKQMPYFTDREIELYQGAAQYENPPHIYALTDNMYRNMMIDSENQCVIISGESGAGKTVAAKYIMGYISKVSGGGQKVQHVKDIILQSNPLLEAFGNAKTVRNNNSSRFGKYFEIQFSRGGEPDGGKISNFLLEKSRVVSQNENERSFHIFYQLIDGCTPQQKEELGIMTPDYYYYLNQSGTYKVDGTNDSKDFQETMEAMQVIGIPGVVQRQVLQIVAGILHLGAISFIEAGNYGQVESTDLLAFPAYLLGIDQNRLQDKLTSRKMDSKWGGKSESIDVTLNREQACHTRDALSKALYARLFDYLVEAINKAIQKPTEELSVGVLDIYGFEIFQRNGFEQFCINFVNEKLQQIFIELTLKAEQEEYVQEGIKWTPIEYFNNKVVCDLIENKLNPPGIMSVLDDVCATMHATKEGVDLTLLQKLQAAVGTHEHFNNWNSGFVIHHYAGKVSYDINGFCERNRDVLFPDLIELMQSSEYDFIRSLFPENLNTEKKGRPTTAGSKIKRQANELVSTLMKCTPHYIRCIKPNETKRPKDWEESRARHQVEYLGLRENIRVRRAGFAYRRIFQKFLQRYAILTAETWPCWRGAEQQGVLHLLRCVNMDTDQYQMGRTKVFIKNPESLFLLEEMRERKFDTFARTIQKAWRKYIARRKYEQMREEASDILYNFKERRRNSINRNFVGDYLGMEDKPELRQFMSKRERIDFADSVNKYDRRFKSIKRDLILTPKSIYLIGREKIKKGPEKGQIKEVLKRKLDIGSVRSISLSTRQDDFFILHENEYDSLLESMFKTEFLSLLCKRYEEQTKSKLSLSFSDRLEFRVKKEGWGGGSTRVVVFQRGQTDEAQIKPAGKTLSVSIGDGLAKTSKPTRKGIPQSRGGRSQPRHRGGHQNGAAQFHRGGTQQQQRETTYSMPVKQNPPPSNALPKLGSQKNRRGSRPAQNQSTNLDFLNVPDQGMSGMQRKRSISQRPPPAPSSRPKPQPRPQGPRCRALYQYFGQDVDEISFDVNDIIELISEDPSGWWRGRIHGKEGLFPGNYVEKI; encoded by the exons ATG GGCAGTAAGTATCACTGGCAGAGCCAGAATGTCAAGCAGAGTGGTGTTGATGACATGGTGCTTCTCTCCAAGATCACTGAAGATGCCATTGTGGAAAATCTCAAAAAGAGATACATGGACGACTACATCTTT ACCTACATAGGGCCTGTCTTGATATCAGTGAATCCTTTCAAACAGATGCCGTACTTCACTGACCGTGAGATTGAGCTCTACCAGGGAGCT GCTCAGTATGAGAACCCACCACACATTTACGCTCTGACAGACAACATGTACAGGAACATGATGATCGACAGTGAAAATCAATGTGTCATTATCAG cGGAGAAAGTGGAGCAGGAAAAACAGTTGCTGCTAAGTACATTATGGGCTACATCTCAAAAGTATCAGGGGGAGGACAGAAAGTACAG CATGTGAAGGATATTATCCTGCAGTCGAACCCACTGCTGGAAGCGTTTGGCAATGCGAAGACGGTCCGCAACAACAACTCAAGCCGTTTT GGCAAATACTTTGAGATCCAGTTTAGTCGAGGAGGAGAGCCAGACGGAGGGAAGATCTCCAACTTCCTGCTGGAAAAATCAAGAGTCGTGAGccagaatgaaaatgaaaggaGCTTTCACATCTTCTACCAG ctaataGACGGATGCACGCCTCAGCAGAAGGAAGAATTGGGAATTATGACCCCAGATTACTACTACTACCTGAACCAGTCTGGAACATACAAGGTGGATGGAACTAATGACAGCAAGGACTTCCAGGAAACCATG GAAGCCATGCAGGTGATCGGCATACCGGGGGTGGTTCAGAGGCAAGTGCTGCAGATTGTAGCTGGCATCTTGCATCTGGGCGCCATCAGTTTCATTGAGGCGGGAAACTACGGCCAGGTGGAGAGCACAGACT TATTGGCTTTCCCTGCCTACCTGCTGGGAATCGACCAGAACCGTCTACAGGACAAACTCACCAGCAGGAAAATGGATTCCAAATGGGGTGGTAAATCTGAATCCATTGATGTGACTCTGAACAGGGAACAAGCGTGCCACACGCGTGACGCTCTATCCAAAGCCCTCTATGCCCGTCTGTTTGACTACCTAGTTGAG GCAATAAATAAAGCCATACAGAAACCCACTGAAGAGCTCAGTGTTGGTGTTCTGGATATTTATGGATTTGAGATTTTCCAG agGAATGGTTTTGAACAGTTCTGTATCAACTTTGTGAATGAAAAGTTGCAGCAGATCTTTATTGAGCTGACACTGAAAGCAGAACAg GAAGAGTATGTACAGGAGGGCATCAAATGGACACCCATAGAATACTTTAACAACAAAGTTGTGTGTGACTTAATAGAAAACAAACTG aatcctcctgGCATCATGAGCGTGCTGGATGATGTGTGTGCCACCATGCACGCCACCAAAGAGGGTGTTgatttaactctgcttcagaaGCTACAGGCTGCAGTGGGGACGCACGAACACTTCAACAACTGGAACTCTGGTTTTGTCATTCACCATTACGCTGGCAAG GTGTCGTACGATATCAACGGTTTCTGCGAGAGAAACAGAGATGTGCTTTTCCCTGATCTCATAGAACTGATGCAAAGCAGTGAATA CGACTTCATCCGAAGCCTCTTCCCAGAAAATCTCAACACGGAAAAGAAAGGTAGACCAACCACTGCTGGCTCGAAGATCAAA AGGCAAGCCAATGAGTTGGTTAGCACACTGATGAAGTGCACACCACACTATATCCGCTGCATCAAACCCAACGAGACCAAGAGGCCCAAAGACTGGGAGGAGAGCAG AGCGAGACATCAAGTGGAATATCTTGGCTTAAGAGAAAATATTCGGGTACGACGTGCCGGCTTTGCCTATCGTAGAATCTTCCAGAAATTTTTACAGAG GTATGCCATCCTAACAGCGGAGACGTGGCCATGTTGGCGTGGTGCGGAACAGCAGGGCGTTTTGCATCTCTTGCGTTGTGTAAACATGGACACGGATCAGTACCAAATGGGCCGCACCAAGGTCTTCATCAAGAATCCAGAGTCG CTATTTTTGCTGGAGGAGATGCGAGAGAGGAAATTTGACACATTTGCCAGAACCATCCAAAAGGCATGGAGGAAATACATCGCCAGGAGGAAATATGAACAGATGCGGGAGGAAG CCTCTGATATACTGTATAACTTTAAAGAACGACGTAGGAATAGTATAAACAGGAACTTTGTTGGCGATTACCTGGGCATGGAAGACAAGCCTGAACTCCGGCAGTTCATGTCCAAGAGGGAGCGGATTGACTTTGCAGACTCGGTCAACAAGTATGACCGTAGGTTCAAG tctataAAGAGAGATCTAATACTGACACCGAAATCCATCTACCTAATTGGTCGGGAAAAGATAAAGAAAGGACCAGAGAAGGGCCAGATAAAGGAAGTTCTGAAAAGAAAGCTGGACATTGGCAGTGTCCGTTCGATCTCTTTGAG CACAAGGCAAGATGACTTCTTCATCCTTCATGAAAATGAGTATGACAGTCTGCTGGAGTCCATGTTTAAGACTGAGTTCCTCAGTCTGCTGTGCAAGCGCTATGAGGAGCAAACCAAAAGCAAACTCTCACTGTCCTTCAGCGACAG GCTGGAGTTCCGTGTGAAAAAGGAGGGCTGGGGAGGAGGCAGCACCCGTGTGGTGGTATTCCAGAGGGGACAGACTGATGAAGCTCAGATCAAACCTGCAGGAAAGACCCTTTCTGTCTCTATAGGAGATGGACTAGCAAAGACATCCA aGCCAACCAGGAAGGGAATACCACAGAGTCGTGGAGGAAGAAGCCAGCCACGGCACAGAG GGGGCCATCAGAACGGGGCTGCACAGTTTCACCGGGGTGGCACTCAGCAGCAGCAGAGGGAAACGACTTACTCAATGCCAGTCAAGCAGAACCCTCCACCGAGCAACGCTCTACCTAAACTGGGATCGCAGAAGAATCGAAGAGGGTCCAGGCCGGCCCAGAATCAGTCCACGAACCTCGACTTCCTCAATGTGCCTGATCAGGGCATGTCAGG AATGCAGCGGAAAAGGAGCATCAGCCAACGGCCTCCACCGGCCCCCTCTAGCCGTCCCAAACCTCAGCCCCGACCGCAGGGCCCTCGATGTAGAGCACTTTATCAGTATTTTGGTCAGGATGTGGATGAAATTAGCTTTGACGTCAATGACATCATAGAACTAATCAGTGAAG ATCCATCAGGGTGGTGGCGAGGGCGGATTCATGGGAAGGAGGGTCTCTTTCCTGGGAACTATGTGGAGAAGATCTGA